In one Lolium rigidum isolate FL_2022 chromosome 3, APGP_CSIRO_Lrig_0.1, whole genome shotgun sequence genomic region, the following are encoded:
- the LOC124695096 gene encoding proline-rich receptor-like protein kinase PERK4 has product MDDSPLGNGPLNRGPLGVPLLGGLDTPSSSSSSSGDSDSSGGSSSGSSTSSPPSSPPPSSSDSSTQSSPPPQSSGSAPSPPSTPQAPPADAGGSPPQQVSPPGSNALPSPQAPKSGSSKGGGASESGSSKGGGGGSGGRGKSGSSQDDTPNVAAVVVGVVIGVTAFALLLCIAACVCCARRKKKRQPHIPFYTDQHGNVFYANNMPPWQQSGGPMPMDGHGGGGGGGWQQQHQQYSPGQGPLSEEMMMSGSHGTGPMPPPSPALSLGFGSQSSFTYEELGAATGGFSKANLLGQGGFGYVYKGVLPGSGKEVAVKQLKAGSGQGEREFQAEVEIISRVHHRHLVSLVGYCIAGSSQRLLVYEFVPNDTLERHLHGKDVPVMDWPTRLAIALGSAKGLAYLHEDCHPRIIHRDIKAANILLDENFEAKVADFGLAKLTTDNNTHVSTRVMGTFGYLAPEYASSGKLTDKSDVFSFGVMMLELITGRRPVDPNNYMEDSLVDWARPLLASALSQGGSFDEVVDPRLENKYDRQEMERMAASAAAAVRHSAKRRPKMKQIVRALEGEMLLDDLNEGVKPGQSMIYSSDESGNYAANINRLRQVAFESSGEYTNEYSGTGESGDATRRH; this is encoded by the exons ATGGACGACTCGCCGCTAGGCAACGGGCCCCTAAACCGCGGACCCCTGGGCGTTCCCCTGCTGGGCGGGCTGGacacgccgtcgtcttcgtcgtcgtcgtcgggagATTCGGATAGCTCCGGTGGATCGTCATCCGGATCATCCACCTCGTCTCCGCCATCATCGCCGCCTCCATCTAGCTCAGACTCGTCCACACAGTCGTCCCCACCGCCGCAGTCATCCGGCTctgcgccgtcgccgccctcgacACCGCAGGCTCCACCTGCGGATGCCGGCGGGTCGCCCCCGCAGCAAGTCTCACCGCCGGGATCAAATGCCCTTCCGTCTCCGCAGGCTCCGAAGAGTGGGAGTTCCAAGGGCGGCGGCGCGTCGGAGAGTGGGAGTTCCAAGGGCGGCGGGGGCGGTTCTGGCGGCCGTGGCAAGAGCGGAAGCAGCCAGGACGACACGCCGAACGTGGcggccgtcgtcgtcggcgtGGTGATCGGCGTCACGGCCTTCGCCCTGCTGCTGTGCATCGCGGCGTGCGTGTGCTGCgcccggaggaagaagaagcggcaGCCGCACATCCCCTTCTACACCGACCAGCACG GGAACGTGTTCTACGCGAACAACATGCCTCCGTGGCAGCAGAGCGGCGGCCCGATGCCGATGgacgggcacggcggcggcggcggcggggggtggcagcagcagcaccagcagtactcgccggggcaggggccgctgaGCGAGGAGATGATGATGAGCGGGTCGCACGGGACGgggccgatgccgccgccgtccccgGCCTTGTCGCTGGGGTTCGGGTCGCAGAGCTCGTTCACGTACGAGGAGCTGGGGGCGGCGACGGGCGGGTTCTCCAAGGCGAACCTGCTGGGGCAGGGCGGGTTCGGGTACGTGTACAAGGGCGTGCTGCCGGGGAGCGGCAAGGAGGTGGCGGTGAAGCAGCTCAAGGCCGGCAGCGGGCAGGGCGAGCGCGAGTTCCAGGCGGAGGTGGAGATCATCAGCCGcgtccaccaccgccacctcgtcTCCCTCGTCGGATACTGCATCGCCGGATCGTCGCAGCGCCTCCTCGTCTACGAGTTCGTGCCCAACGACACCCTCGAGCGCCACCTCCACG GCAAGGACGTGCCGGTGATGGACTGGCCGACGAGGCTCGCCATCGCGCTCGGCTCCGCCAAGGGCCTTGCTTACCTGCACGAAGATT GTCATCCAAGGATCATCCACCGTGACATCAAGGCGGCTAACATTCTCTTGGACGAAAATTTCGAGGCCAAG GTTGCGGATTTTGGGCTCGCCAAGTTAACCACGGACAACAACACGCACGTCTCCACGCGCGTCATGGGAACTTTCGG GTATCTGGCCCCGGAGTACGCCTCGAGCGGCAAGCTCACGGACAAATCGGACGTCTTCTCCTTCGGCGTCATGATGCTCGAGCTCATCACCGGCCGGCGGCCCGTCGATCCCAACAACTACATGGAGGACAGCTTGGTCGATTGG GCGAGGCCGCTCTTGGCGAGCGCGCTATCACAAGGCGGCAGCTTCGACGAGGTGGTCGACCCGCGCCTGGAGAACAAGTACGACCGGCAGGAGATGGAGCGCATGgcggccagcgccgccgccgcggttcGCCACTCCGCCAAGCGCCGCCCCAAGATGAAACAG ATAGTTCGTGCTCTGGAGGGCGAGATGTTGCTGGACGACCTGAACGAGGGGGTGAAGCCCGGGCAGAGCATGATCTACAGCTCCGACGAGTCCGGCAACTACGCGGCCAACATCAACAGGTTGAGGCAGGTCGCGTTCGAGAGCAGCGGGGAGTACACCAACGAGTACAGCGGGACGGGCGAGTCGGGGGACGCAACACGGCGGCACTGA